A genomic segment from Heptranchias perlo isolate sHepPer1 chromosome 18, sHepPer1.hap1, whole genome shotgun sequence encodes:
- the crebl2 gene encoding cAMP-responsive element-binding protein-like 2 — protein sequence MDDSKVVGGKVKKPGKRGRKPAKIDLKAKLERSRQSARECRARKKLRYQYLEELVSRRERAICALREELEMYKQWCTAMDQGKIPSEIKALLTGDEQSKAQHTMNKPGKTKSEGSVNLS from the exons ATGGATGACAGTAAG GTGGTGGGAGGTAAAGTGAAGAAACCTGGAAAGCGAGGCCGTAAACCTGCTAAAATTGATTTAAAGGCAAAGCTTGAGAGAAGTCGCCAGAGTGCTAGAGAATGCAGAGCAAGAAAGAAGCTGCGCTATCAGTACTTGGAAGAGCTTGTTTCTAGAAGAGAGAGAGCAATTTGTGCTCTGAGAGAAGAGCTAGAGATG TACAAGCAGTGGTGCACAGCAATGGATCAGGGGAAGATACCATCGGAAATAAAAGCACTTCTAACGGGGGATGAGCAGAGCAAAGCACAACACACCATGAACAAGCCAGGAAAAACAAAAAGTGAAGGGAGTGTCAATTTGTCCT AA
- the LOC137334711 gene encoding probable G-protein coupled receptor 19, with protein MVLAEELPNMTPSVATPTAPTSANSSEILNPPSIGSQGQLELNGQDRTEINNTIYQELTTGEIVAVSFIFGVVWLVSLFGNSLVCLVIHRSRRTQSTTNYFVVSMACADLLISVASTPFVLLHFTTGRWLLGNVMCKLVRYIQYLTPGVQIYVLLSICVDRFYTIVYPLSFKVSREKAKKMIAVSWIFDAAFVSPTLFFYGTEGDTCNLFLPQSWSGVVYGTVHLLVGFLVPSVLIILFYQKVIKYIWRIGSDGRTVRRTMNIVPRTKVKTIKMFLMLNCMFLLSWFPFYVVQIWQPDQMDYTRCSVLFLSIALVSFSSSASKPSLYSIFNANFRCGMKETFCMSSMKCYRSNAYTITTSSRMAKKNYVGITEIPAPAKTITKDTIYETFDREAREKKLAWPINSNPPNTFV; from the coding sequence ATGGTGTTAGCTGAAGAACTTCCGAACATGACTCCCTCTGTTGCAACCCCAACGGCTCCAACTTCGGCCAATTCCAGTGAAATATTAAACCCACCATCCATAGGTAGCCAAGGGCAACTAGAGCTCAATGGTCAGGACCGGACAGAAATAAATAATACCATATATCAGGAACTCACGACAGGGGAAATCGTCGCTGTCAGCTTCATTTTTGGTGTGGTCTGGCTTGTTTCTTTATTTGGGAACTCACTGGTTTGCCTTGTGATCCACAGGAGTAGGAGGACACAATCAACTACCAATTACTTTGTAGTGTCAATGGCATGTGCAGATCTACTTATCAGCGTGGCTAGCACTCCCTTTGTCCTTCTGCATTTTACTACAGGGAGGTGGTTGTTAGGGAATGTTATGTGCAAACTGGTTAGGTACATTCAGTATCTCACCCCTGGAGTCCAGATCTATGTCCTTCTCTCCATCTGCGTGGACAGATTTTATACCATCGTGTATCCTTTGAGTTTCAAAGTGTCCAGGGAGAAGGCCAAAAAGATGATAGCAGTGTCCTGGATTTTTGACGCTGCATTTGTGTCCCCCACATTGTTTttctatggcacagaaggagacacCTGTAACTTGTTTCTGCCCCAGTCCTGGAGTGGTGTCGTCTATGGCACTGTTCATCTTTTGGTGGGGTTTCTGGTTCCATCTGTGCTCATCATACTGTTTTACCAAAAAGTCATCAAATACATTTGGAGAATTGGCTCAGATGGCAGGACTGTGAGGAGGACAATGAACATTGTACCCAGAACGAAGGTCAAAACGATCAAGATGTTTTTGATGTTAAATTGCATGTTCTTGTTGTCTTGGTTTCCTTTTTATGTGGTTCAGATCTGGCAACCAGATCAGATGGATTACACAAGATGTTCAGTACTCTTTCTATCCATCGCACTGGTGTCTTTCAGCTCTTCGGCATCTAAACCCAGTCTCTACTCAATTTTCAATGCAAACTTCAGGTGTGGTATGAAGGAGACTTTCTGCATGTCATCAATGAAATGTTACCGCAGCAATGCGTACACCATCACTACAAGTTCCAGGATGGCAAAAAAGAACTATGTTGGGATCACGGAGATTCCTGCACCTGCCAAAACCATCACCAAAGATACAATATATGAAACATTCGACAGAGAAGCAAGAGAGAAAAAGCTTGCATGGCCTATTAATTCGAACCCTCCAAATACATTTGTGTAA